In Burkholderia gladioli, a genomic segment contains:
- a CDS encoding PrkA family serine protein kinase — MDIYSSFANRFEKTREEEFSLEEYLALCKNDPSAYATAGERMLAAIGEPEQVDTRNDPRLSRIFANKVIKVYPAFREFYGMEEVIEQVVAYFRHSAQGLEEKKQILYLLGPVGGGKSSIAERLKQLMERVPFYSLKGSPVNESPLGLFDYDEDGPILEEQYGIPRRYLKSILSPWAVKRLHEYNGDIRQFRVVRRYPSILRQIGIAKTEPGDENNQDISSLVGKVDIRKLEQFAQDDADAYSYSGGLCLANQGLLEFVEMFKAPIKVLHPLLTATQEGNFKGTEGFGAIPFDGVILAHSNESEWKAFRNNKNNEALLDRIFVVKVPYCLRVSEEIKIYEKLIRNSSLAEAVCAPGTLKMMAQFSALTRLHEPENSSLFSKMQVYDGENLKDTDPKAKSYQEYRDYGGVDEGMNGVSTRFAFKILSRVFNFDTSEVAANPVHLMYVLEQQIEREQFPPETEQKYLSFVKDLLASRYAEFIGKEIQTAYLESYSEYGQNIFDRYVTYADFWIQDQEFRDHDTGESFDRAALNAELEKIEKPAGISNPKDYRNEIVNFVLRARAANGGKNPAWVSYEKLRVVIEKKMFSNTEELLPVISFNAKGSAEEQRKHEDFVNRMVAKGYTPKQVRLLCDWYLRVRKSS, encoded by the coding sequence ATGGATATTTACAGCAGCTTCGCGAACCGCTTCGAGAAAACCCGGGAGGAGGAGTTCTCGCTCGAAGAGTATCTCGCGCTCTGCAAGAACGATCCATCGGCGTACGCCACCGCGGGCGAACGCATGTTGGCAGCCATCGGGGAACCGGAGCAGGTCGATACGCGAAACGACCCGCGTCTGTCGCGGATCTTCGCGAACAAGGTCATCAAGGTCTATCCCGCGTTTCGCGAGTTCTACGGGATGGAGGAGGTGATCGAGCAGGTGGTGGCGTACTTCCGCCACTCAGCGCAAGGTCTCGAGGAGAAGAAGCAGATCCTCTACCTGCTCGGGCCGGTGGGCGGCGGCAAGTCGTCGATCGCCGAGCGCCTGAAGCAACTGATGGAACGCGTGCCGTTCTATTCGCTCAAGGGTTCGCCCGTCAACGAATCGCCGCTCGGGCTGTTCGACTACGACGAGGACGGCCCGATCCTGGAAGAGCAGTACGGCATTCCGCGTCGTTACCTCAAGAGCATCCTGAGCCCCTGGGCCGTCAAGCGCCTGCACGAGTACAACGGCGATATCCGCCAGTTCCGCGTGGTGCGCCGCTATCCCTCCATCCTCCGTCAGATCGGCATCGCCAAGACCGAGCCGGGCGACGAGAACAACCAGGACATCTCCTCCCTGGTCGGCAAGGTCGACATCCGCAAGCTCGAACAGTTCGCGCAGGACGATGCCGATGCCTACAGCTACTCGGGCGGCCTGTGCCTGGCCAACCAGGGCCTGCTCGAATTCGTCGAAATGTTCAAGGCACCGATCAAGGTGCTGCATCCGCTGCTGACCGCCACCCAGGAAGGTAACTTCAAGGGCACCGAGGGTTTCGGCGCGATCCCGTTCGACGGCGTGATCCTCGCCCACTCGAACGAGTCGGAGTGGAAGGCCTTCCGCAACAACAAGAACAACGAAGCCCTGCTGGACCGGATCTTCGTCGTCAAGGTGCCGTACTGCCTGCGTGTGTCGGAAGAGATCAAGATCTACGAGAAGCTGATCCGCAACTCCTCGCTGGCCGAAGCCGTCTGCGCGCCCGGCACGCTGAAGATGATGGCGCAGTTCTCGGCGCTCACGCGGCTGCACGAACCGGAAAACTCCAGCCTGTTCTCGAAGATGCAGGTGTATGACGGCGAGAACCTCAAGGACACCGATCCGAAGGCGAAGTCCTACCAGGAGTATCGCGACTACGGCGGCGTCGACGAAGGCATGAACGGCGTGTCCACGCGTTTCGCCTTCAAGATCCTCTCGCGCGTGTTCAACTTCGACACCTCGGAGGTAGCCGCCAATCCGGTGCACCTGATGTACGTGCTCGAACAGCAGATCGAGCGCGAGCAGTTCCCGCCGGAAACCGAGCAGAAATACCTGTCCTTCGTGAAGGACCTGCTGGCCTCGCGTTACGCGGAGTTCATCGGCAAGGAGATCCAGACGGCCTACCTCGAGTCGTATTCCGAGTATGGCCAGAACATCTTCGATCGCTACGTGACCTATGCCGACTTCTGGATCCAGGACCAGGAGTTCCGCGATCACGATACCGGCGAGAGCTTCGACCGCGCGGCCTTGAACGCCGAGCTCGAGAAGATCGAGAAACCGGCCGGCATCAGCAATCCGAAGGACTACCGCAACGAGATCGTGAACTTCGTGTTGCGGGCGCGCGCGGCCAACGGCGGCAAGAACCCGGCCTGGGTCAGCTACGAGAAGCTGCGCGTGGTGATCGAGAAGAAGATGTTCTCGAACACCGAGGAGTTGCTGCCGGTGATCTCCTTCAACGCCAAGGGATCGGCGGAGGAGCAGCGCAAGCACGAGGACTTCGTGAACCGGATGGTCGCCAAGGGCTACACGCCGAAGCAGGTACGGCTCCTGTGCGACTGGTATCTGCGCGTGCGCAAGTCCTCATGA
- a CDS encoding YeaH/YhbH family protein: MLHQIIDRRLAGKNKSIANRERFLRRVKNYIRRAVSDAVRDRSIKDIQSTQSITIPRKDIAEPTFRHTSGGRREYVHPGNSDYIRGDKIPRPPGGSGGGGSQASNEGEGQDDFVFELSRDEFMQYFFDDLELPRLVKTHLLTVPSWKSVRAGWAAEGTPNNIDVVRSLRSALGRRIALGSPLVNELRVLEAQLEELKADTADRRVEIAELEAQIHHLRGRIWRIPFIDPFDLRYVNRVKQPQPSSQAVMFCLMDVSGSMDEQRKDLAKRFFILLYLFLKRNYERIEVVFIRHHTRAEEVDEDTFFHSTESGGTVVSSALELMRKVMDERYSPSEWNIYGAQASDGDNWTDDSPKCRKILENDILTKTRYFAYIQVTPEEQNLWLEYAQLALSQPHMAMKKVESAADIYPVFRELFEKHVET; encoded by the coding sequence GTGCTTCATCAAATCATCGACCGCAGGCTTGCCGGCAAGAACAAGAGCATTGCAAACCGCGAACGCTTTCTGCGTCGCGTCAAGAACTACATTCGCCGCGCGGTGTCCGACGCCGTGCGCGACCGTAGCATCAAGGACATCCAAAGCACCCAGAGCATCACCATTCCGCGCAAGGACATCGCGGAGCCGACCTTCCGTCACACGTCGGGCGGGCGGCGCGAATACGTGCATCCGGGCAATTCCGACTACATCCGCGGCGACAAGATCCCGCGCCCGCCCGGCGGTTCGGGCGGTGGCGGCAGCCAGGCCAGCAACGAGGGCGAAGGGCAGGACGATTTCGTCTTCGAGCTGAGCCGCGACGAGTTCATGCAGTATTTCTTCGACGATCTCGAACTGCCGCGGCTGGTCAAGACGCACCTGCTGACCGTGCCGAGCTGGAAGAGCGTGCGGGCCGGCTGGGCCGCGGAGGGCACGCCGAACAACATCGACGTGGTGCGTTCGCTGCGAAGCGCGCTGGGCCGGCGCATCGCGCTCGGCTCGCCGCTCGTCAACGAGCTGCGTGTGCTGGAGGCGCAGCTCGAGGAGCTGAAGGCAGATACCGCAGATCGCCGCGTCGAGATCGCCGAACTCGAGGCGCAGATCCATCATTTGCGCGGACGGATCTGGCGTATCCCCTTCATCGACCCGTTCGACCTGCGCTACGTGAATCGCGTGAAGCAGCCGCAACCCTCGAGCCAGGCCGTGATGTTCTGCCTGATGGACGTGTCGGGCTCGATGGACGAACAGCGCAAGGATCTCGCCAAGCGCTTCTTCATCCTGCTCTACCTGTTCCTGAAGCGGAACTACGAGCGCATCGAGGTGGTGTTCATCCGCCACCACACGCGCGCCGAGGAAGTCGACGAGGACACCTTCTTCCATTCGACCGAAAGCGGCGGCACGGTGGTGTCGAGCGCGCTGGAGCTGATGCGCAAGGTGATGGACGAGCGCTATTCGCCCAGCGAGTGGAACATCTACGGTGCGCAGGCCTCGGACGGTGACAACTGGACCGACGATTCGCCGAAGTGCCGCAAGATCCTCGAGAACGACATCCTGACCAAGACCCGCTACTTCGCCTATATCCAGGTCACGCCCGAGGAGCAGAACCTCTGGCTCGAATATGCCCAGCTCGCGCTGTCGCAGCCGCATATGGCGATGAAGAAGGTCGAGTCCGCCGCGGACATCTACCCGGTGTTCCGCGAACTGTTCGAAAAGCATGTGGAAACGTAA
- a CDS encoding SpoVR family protein, whose translation MTTRHLHNEARGYQARHTGDDAPERRPEESDEAAEASSPLPVMPESGQKEGRMNVAERKPLPCPSDWTFELIEEYDTHIAQVAEQYELDVYPIQLELISAEQMMDAYASVGMPVNYRHWSFGKHFLSTEKSYRRGQMGLAYEIVINSNPCIAYLMEENTLTMQALVIAHAAYGHNSFFKGNYLFRLWTDAHAIIDYLVYAKNYVAECEERYGLDRVEELLDSCHALMNYGVDRYKRPQKPSLSKEAALRREREAYLQSQVNELWRTLPGRKPELADEEVEGRYPPEPQENLLYFAEKNAPLLEPWEREVIRIVRKIGQYFYPQRQTQVMNEGWATFWHYTLLNTLYQQGKLEDGFMMEFLHSHSNVIYQPPVTKPYYSGINPYALGFSMMSDIRRICENPTDEDRRWFPELAGSPWLPALHYAMRNFKDESFIAQYLSPHLIREMRLFSVLDDDMRDSLEVSAIHDDSGYQYVRQALSRQYDIHHREPNIQVWAVNTRGDRSLTLRHFMTDNRHLSNDSDEVLKHMARLWQFDVFLESVDESGTVRKRYECRYRPPEVRV comes from the coding sequence ATGACGACACGCCATTTGCACAACGAAGCGCGCGGTTACCAGGCGCGCCACACGGGCGACGATGCGCCCGAACGCCGGCCCGAGGAATCGGACGAGGCGGCCGAGGCATCGTCGCCGCTCCCGGTAATGCCCGAATCCGGGCAGAAGGAAGGGCGCATGAACGTCGCCGAACGCAAGCCGCTGCCGTGCCCGTCGGACTGGACCTTCGAGCTGATCGAGGAGTACGACACGCACATCGCGCAGGTCGCCGAGCAATACGAGCTCGACGTCTATCCGATCCAGCTCGAGCTGATCAGCGCCGAGCAGATGATGGACGCCTACGCGTCCGTCGGGATGCCCGTCAACTACCGCCACTGGTCGTTCGGCAAGCACTTCCTGTCGACCGAGAAGAGCTACCGGCGCGGCCAGATGGGCCTGGCCTACGAGATCGTGATCAACTCCAACCCCTGCATCGCGTATCTGATGGAAGAAAATACGCTGACCATGCAGGCGCTGGTGATCGCGCATGCCGCCTATGGCCACAACTCCTTCTTCAAGGGCAACTACCTGTTCCGGCTGTGGACCGATGCGCACGCCATCATCGACTACCTGGTCTACGCGAAGAACTACGTGGCCGAGTGCGAGGAGCGCTACGGGCTCGACCGGGTCGAGGAACTGCTCGACTCCTGCCACGCGCTGATGAACTACGGCGTCGATCGCTACAAGCGTCCGCAGAAGCCTTCGTTGTCCAAGGAGGCGGCGCTGCGGCGCGAGCGCGAGGCCTACCTGCAGTCGCAGGTCAACGAGCTGTGGCGCACCTTGCCGGGCCGCAAGCCCGAGTTGGCCGACGAGGAGGTGGAGGGCCGCTACCCGCCCGAGCCGCAGGAGAACCTGCTGTATTTCGCCGAGAAGAACGCGCCGCTGCTGGAGCCCTGGGAGCGCGAGGTGATCCGCATCGTGCGCAAGATCGGCCAGTATTTCTATCCGCAGCGGCAGACCCAGGTGATGAACGAGGGTTGGGCCACCTTCTGGCATTACACCCTGCTCAATACGCTCTACCAGCAGGGCAAGCTGGAGGACGGCTTCATGATGGAATTCCTTCACTCGCACAGCAACGTGATCTACCAGCCGCCCGTCACCAAGCCCTACTACAGCGGCATCAACCCGTATGCGCTGGGCTTCTCGATGATGAGCGACATCCGGCGCATCTGCGAGAACCCCACTGACGAGGACCGCCGGTGGTTCCCCGAGCTGGCGGGCAGCCCCTGGCTGCCGGCGCTGCACTACGCGATGCGCAACTTCAAGGACGAGAGCTTCATCGCGCAGTACCTGTCGCCCCACCTGATCCGCGAGATGCGCCTGTTCTCGGTGCTCGACGACGACATGCGCGACTCGCTCGAGGTGTCGGCGATCCACGACGACAGCGGCTACCAGTACGTGCGCCAGGCGCTGTCCCGGCAATACGACATCCACCATCGCGAGCCGAACATCCAGGTCTGGGCCGTCAACACGCGCGGCGACCGCAGCCTCACGCTGCGCCATTTCATGACCGACAACCGGCACCTGTCGAACGACAGCGACGAGGTGCTCAAGCACATGGCGCGGCTCTGGCAGTTCGACGTGTTCCTGGAAAGCGTCGACGAGTCGGGCACGGTGCGCAAGCGCTACGAGTGCCGCTACCGGCCGCCCGAGGTGCGCGTCTGA
- a CDS encoding MFS family transporter, with product MTDLTDQASMAPHDTRRRVLAIVGASSGNLVEWFDFYVYSFCALYFAHAFFPSGNPTTQLLNTAGVFAAGFLMRPIGGWLFGRIADRRGRRTAMMISVLMMCGGSLVIAAMPTYDQIGALAPVMLLIARLFQGLSVGGEYGTSATYMSEVALKGRRGFFASFQYVTLIGGQLCALLVLVILQQFLSTEELRAWGWRIPFLVGALAALVSLWLRKSLDETSTTESRRARDAGTIRGVMQHRGAFFTVVGFTAGGSLIFYTFTTYMQKYLVNTSGMHAKTASNVMTAALLVYMLLQPLFGALSDRIGRRTSMLFFGGLAVIGTVPLMHAIAGTTSPVTAFVLITIALAIVSFYTSISGLIKAEMFPPEVRAMGVGLSYAVANALFGGTAEYVALWFKQAGSESTFYWYVTALCAISFIVSFRMREPAKEGYLRHEP from the coding sequence ATGACCGACCTCACCGATCAGGCCAGCATGGCCCCCCACGACACCCGGCGGCGCGTGCTCGCGATCGTCGGCGCCTCGTCGGGCAATCTCGTCGAGTGGTTCGACTTCTACGTCTATTCATTTTGTGCGCTGTATTTCGCGCATGCCTTCTTTCCCAGCGGCAATCCCACCACGCAGTTGCTGAACACCGCCGGCGTGTTCGCGGCCGGCTTCCTGATGCGCCCGATCGGCGGTTGGCTGTTCGGCCGGATCGCCGACCGGCGCGGCCGGCGCACCGCGATGATGATCTCGGTGCTGATGATGTGCGGCGGCTCGCTGGTGATCGCGGCGATGCCGACCTACGACCAGATCGGCGCGCTGGCGCCGGTGATGCTGCTGATCGCGCGCTTGTTCCAGGGCCTCTCGGTGGGCGGCGAATACGGCACCAGCGCGACCTACATGAGCGAGGTGGCGTTGAAGGGGCGGCGCGGCTTCTTCGCCTCGTTCCAGTACGTGACGCTGATCGGCGGCCAGCTCTGCGCGCTGCTGGTGCTGGTGATCCTGCAGCAGTTCCTGAGCACCGAGGAGCTGCGCGCCTGGGGCTGGCGGATCCCGTTCCTGGTCGGCGCGCTGGCCGCGCTGGTCTCGCTCTGGCTGCGCAAGTCGCTCGACGAGACCTCGACCACCGAGTCGCGCCGCGCGCGCGATGCCGGCACGATCCGCGGCGTGATGCAGCATCGCGGCGCGTTCTTCACCGTGGTCGGCTTCACGGCCGGCGGCTCGCTGATCTTCTACACCTTCACCACCTACATGCAGAAGTACCTGGTCAACACCAGCGGCATGCACGCGAAGACGGCCAGCAACGTGATGACGGCGGCGCTGCTGGTCTACATGCTGTTGCAGCCGCTGTTCGGCGCGCTGTCGGATCGCATCGGCCGGCGTACCTCGATGCTGTTCTTCGGCGGCCTGGCCGTGATCGGCACGGTGCCGCTGATGCATGCGATCGCCGGTACCACGAGCCCGGTGACGGCCTTCGTGCTGATCACGATCGCGCTGGCCATCGTCAGCTTCTACACCTCGATCAGCGGCCTGATCAAGGCCGAGATGTTCCCGCCCGAGGTGCGCGCGATGGGCGTGGGCCTGTCCTACGCGGTGGCCAACGCGCTGTTCGGCGGTACCGCTGAATACGTGGCGCTGTGGTTCAAGCAGGCCGGCAGCGAGTCGACCTTCTACTGGTACGTGACCGCGCTCTGCGCGATTTCCTTCATCGTCTCGTTCCGGATGCGTGAACCGGCCAAGGAAGGCTACCTGCGTCACGAACCCTGA
- a CDS encoding SDR family NAD(P)-dependent oxidoreductase — protein MTSTPPVALVTGSTSGIGAAIARRLSRDGYAIVLHSRGSAAAGQALARELRSAVYLQADLADDAARVRLVREAIAAWGRLDVLVNNAGISRVIPHADLAAATPAIWQELHEVNVVAPFRLVSEAQAALREAAARGRPGCVVNVSSHAGVRPKGASIPYAASKAALNHVTRLLALSLAPEIRVNAVAPGLVDTPLTADWTQARQLWKERAPMRRAASPEDIAQAVAMLVASDYLTGEILLSDGGLNLT, from the coding sequence ATGACCTCCACCCCGCCCGTCGCCCTCGTCACCGGCTCCACTTCCGGCATCGGCGCCGCGATCGCCCGCCGGCTCTCGCGGGATGGTTACGCGATCGTCCTGCACTCGCGCGGTTCGGCCGCCGCAGGCCAGGCCCTGGCCCGCGAACTCCGCTCGGCCGTCTACCTACAGGCCGACCTGGCCGACGATGCCGCGCGCGTGCGACTGGTGCGCGAGGCGATCGCCGCCTGGGGCCGCCTCGACGTGCTGGTCAACAATGCCGGGATCAGCCGCGTGATCCCGCATGCGGACCTGGCGGCGGCCACGCCCGCGATCTGGCAGGAGCTGCACGAAGTCAACGTGGTCGCGCCGTTCCGACTGGTCAGCGAGGCGCAGGCGGCGCTGCGCGAAGCCGCCGCGCGCGGCAGGCCCGGCTGCGTGGTCAATGTCAGCTCGCATGCCGGCGTGCGCCCCAAGGGCGCCTCGATTCCCTATGCCGCGAGCAAGGCGGCCCTGAACCATGTCACGCGCCTGCTCGCGCTGTCGCTGGCACCGGAGATTCGCGTGAATGCGGTCGCGCCGGGCCTGGTCGACACGCCGCTGACGGCCGACTGGACCCAGGCCCGGCAGCTCTGGAAGGAGCGCGCGCCGATGCGGCGCGCCGCCAGCCCCGAGGACATCGCCCAGGCGGTGGCCATGCTGGTCGCCTCCGACTACCTGACCGGCGAGATCCTGCTCTCGGACGGCGGCCTCAACCTCACCTGA
- a CDS encoding M23 family metallopeptidase — MWSPLSPIPEVSLVAGDRHARRPATPNPPARPFMRLLPAAAALGAIAAFSLAVTLPAVSNTPSPTTLGAARTPQQVFAATPFPSAQRFVTDQLEAAIASRDMRPGRFASRFAAGRSLLGDGSELFSLAAPAFGMGEPPLATGLRTGVITHSFAQTLQQLDIPPEVRIQVGDLVAAQLRTHAAAQTGDRYRIAYETTHEGPRLTAIEVRAAGKRFGAMWFRPPGAEHGAFYTFDGAPLEAAALSMPVLATRISSPFGERIHPISHLRSLHTGVDLAAPRGTRVNAAADGVVAFVGVDPHGYGRYVVIDHPDHYSTLYAHLSAYAPGLKVGMTLAQGQRVGAVGMTGAATGPHLHFEVRIADTPVDPIVALADASNTLSPMQLDAFRRDLVDVRTQFAAAAGPNVGIAMLDAAPAGAGLSTLDPTLRTLLQTPQVSSAS, encoded by the coding sequence ATGTGGAGTCCGTTGAGCCCAATTCCCGAAGTTTCGCTTGTCGCCGGCGACCGACACGCCCGCCGGCCCGCCACACCGAATCCTCCCGCGCGCCCCTTCATGCGCCTGCTTCCCGCCGCCGCGGCGCTTGGCGCGATCGCCGCGTTCAGTCTCGCGGTGACGCTGCCCGCGGTCTCGAACACGCCCTCGCCGACCACGCTCGGCGCGGCCAGGACCCCGCAGCAGGTATTCGCCGCCACGCCGTTCCCGAGCGCGCAGCGCTTCGTCACCGATCAGCTGGAGGCCGCGATCGCCTCGCGCGACATGCGTCCCGGCCGCTTCGCCTCACGCTTCGCCGCGGGGCGCAGCCTGCTCGGCGACGGCAGCGAACTGTTCTCGCTCGCCGCGCCCGCGTTCGGCATGGGCGAGCCGCCGCTCGCCACCGGCCTGCGCACCGGCGTCATCACGCATTCCTTCGCGCAGACCCTGCAGCAGCTCGATATCCCGCCCGAGGTTCGCATCCAGGTCGGCGACCTGGTCGCCGCGCAGTTGCGCACCCACGCGGCCGCGCAGACCGGCGACCGCTACCGGATCGCCTACGAGACCACCCACGAAGGCCCGCGCCTGACCGCGATCGAGGTGCGCGCCGCCGGCAAGCGCTTCGGCGCGATGTGGTTCCGACCGCCCGGCGCCGAGCACGGCGCCTTCTACACCTTCGACGGAGCACCGCTGGAGGCGGCGGCGCTGAGCATGCCGGTGCTGGCCACGCGCATCAGCTCGCCGTTCGGCGAGCGCATCCACCCGATCTCGCACCTGCGTTCGCTGCATACCGGCGTCGATCTCGCGGCCCCGCGCGGCACCCGCGTCAACGCGGCGGCCGACGGCGTGGTCGCCTTCGTCGGCGTGGATCCGCACGGCTACGGCCGCTATGTCGTGATCGACCATCCCGATCACTATTCGACGCTCTATGCGCACCTGTCCGCCTATGCGCCGGGGCTCAAGGTCGGCATGACGCTCGCGCAGGGCCAGCGTGTCGGCGCGGTCGGCATGACCGGCGCCGCCACCGGCCCGCACCTGCACTTCGAGGTGCGCATCGCCGATACGCCGGTCGATCCGATCGTCGCGCTGGCCGACGCGAGCAATACGCTCTCGCCAATGCAGCTCGACGCGTTCCGGCGCGACCTGGTCGATGTGCGCACGCAGTTCGCGGCGGCGGCCGGCCCGAACGTCGGCATCGCGATGCTCGATGCCGCGCCGGCCGGCGCCGGGCTCTCGACGCTCGATCCGACGCTGCGCACGCTGTTGCAGACGCCGCAGGTGTCGTCGGCGTCGTGA
- a CDS encoding RNA polymerase factor sigma-70, with protein MSEPTLAASARMSPRLAARHAARGRGALVETLVCHRAMLVKVAQGVTGCASRAEDVVHDVLLRLVDFPNQEAIRQPLAYVTRMVRNASIDVCRRQSLETHWRAEAEAGLDVPSPEPTPEAIALTRDALERMRAALTEVPVRSRTAFEMVRVREETLAAAADALDVSPTLVHFMVRDVVRHCAECLAALDRGVAPPAFAAASRRR; from the coding sequence ATGTCGGAACCGACCCTCGCCGCATCCGCCCGCATGTCGCCGCGCCTGGCCGCCAGGCACGCGGCGCGCGGCCGCGGTGCGCTCGTCGAGACGCTGGTGTGTCATCGCGCGATGCTGGTCAAGGTCGCGCAGGGGGTGACCGGCTGCGCCAGCCGTGCCGAGGACGTGGTGCACGACGTGCTGCTGCGGCTGGTCGATTTCCCGAACCAGGAGGCGATCCGGCAGCCGCTCGCCTATGTCACGCGCATGGTGCGCAATGCCTCGATCGACGTCTGTCGCCGCCAGTCGCTCGAAACCCACTGGCGTGCCGAGGCGGAGGCGGGGCTCGACGTGCCGTCGCCCGAGCCCACGCCCGAGGCGATCGCGCTGACGCGCGACGCCCTCGAACGGATGCGCGCGGCCCTGACCGAGGTCCCGGTGCGCAGCCGGACCGCCTTCGAGATGGTGCGCGTGCGCGAGGAGACGCTGGCGGCCGCGGCCGACGCGCTCGACGTGTCGCCGACGCTGGTGCATTTCATGGTGCGCGACGTGGTTCGTCATTGCGCCGAATGCCTCGCCGCCCTCGATCGCGGCGTGGCGCCGCCGGCCTTCGCGGCGGCCTCGCGCCGACGCTAG
- a CDS encoding type II toxin-antitoxin system HigB family toxin produces MRIVAKRTLQAFVIRHPQARQSMLAWCADADKSRWTTPQQIRAAYASASFVGRNRVVFKLHGNAYRLIVAIAWQVGVVYVKFVGTHAEYDRVDAATVEMN; encoded by the coding sequence ATGCGTATCGTTGCCAAGCGCACCCTGCAGGCCTTCGTCATCCGTCATCCGCAGGCGCGCCAGTCGATGCTGGCGTGGTGCGCCGACGCCGACAAGTCGAGATGGACCACGCCGCAACAGATCCGCGCGGCCTATGCCTCGGCGAGCTTCGTCGGGCGCAATCGCGTGGTGTTCAAGCTGCATGGCAACGCCTATCGGCTGATCGTCGCGATTGCCTGGCAGGTCGGCGTCGTCTACGTGAAGTTCGTCGGTACGCACGCGGAATACGACAGGGTGGATGCGGCTACCGTGGAGATGAACTGA
- a CDS encoding helix-turn-helix domain-containing protein, protein MTIRPIRGEQDYEAALAEVSALVDADPAPGTPEGDKLEILSFLVERYEDARFRLHAPDPIAAIKFRMEQGGLTVADLKPYIGNTNRVYEVLNGKRPLSLAMIRRLHQGLRIPADVLIGVA, encoded by the coding sequence ATTACGATTCGCCCGATCCGTGGCGAGCAGGACTACGAGGCGGCGCTCGCCGAAGTCTCGGCCCTGGTCGATGCCGATCCCGCGCCCGGCACGCCCGAGGGCGACAAGCTCGAGATCCTGTCGTTCCTGGTCGAGCGCTACGAGGACGCGCGTTTTCGCCTGCACGCGCCCGATCCGATCGCCGCGATCAAGTTCCGCATGGAGCAGGGCGGCCTCACGGTCGCCGACCTCAAGCCTTATATCGGCAATACCAATCGTGTCTACGAAGTGCTGAACGGCAAGCGCCCGCTGAGCCTGGCGATGATCCGCCGGCTGCACCAGGGGCTGCGGATTCCCGCCGACGTGCTGATCGGCGTCGCCTGA